Proteins from a single region of Hymenobacter aquaticus:
- a CDS encoding NAD(P)H-binding protein — protein sequence MSVLSPSSLPPVAVLGCGWLGLPLAKALVAAGYPVVGSTTTPKQLLTLRDAGITPYLLRLGAEFSATDADTLRAMLAGVQVLILNIPPSKAGAGGYPALLRPVGSALAAAGVRHVLFVSSTSVYPDEPRRMTEADAVASADAASDLLRAEGQFTSTTGQWQTTIVRLSGLIGPQRPPGRFLAGRQDVPNGNAPVNLIHLHDCVGLLTNIIQQQAWGYTFNASANQHLLRREFYPAAAQRLGLAAPVFQPDSAGGKIIDSSLIRQKLNYQFRHDDLLAALAYC from the coding sequence ATGAGCGTCCTCTCCCCTTCTTCTCTTCCCCCGGTGGCCGTGCTTGGCTGCGGCTGGCTCGGCCTGCCCCTGGCCAAGGCCCTGGTGGCCGCCGGTTACCCCGTGGTGGGCTCCACGACTACGCCCAAACAGCTGCTTACCCTACGCGACGCCGGCATTACGCCCTACCTGCTGCGCTTGGGGGCCGAATTTAGCGCCACCGACGCCGACACGCTGCGGGCCATGCTGGCCGGCGTACAGGTATTAATTCTGAACATTCCGCCCAGCAAAGCCGGCGCGGGCGGCTACCCGGCCCTGCTGCGGCCGGTGGGCAGCGCCCTGGCTGCCGCCGGCGTGCGGCACGTGCTGTTCGTGAGCTCGACCAGCGTGTACCCCGACGAGCCGCGCCGCATGACCGAAGCCGACGCCGTGGCCTCGGCCGACGCGGCGTCGGACCTGCTGCGGGCCGAAGGGCAGTTTACCTCCACTACCGGGCAGTGGCAAACCACGATTGTGCGCCTGAGCGGCCTGATTGGCCCACAGCGCCCCCCGGGCCGCTTTCTGGCCGGCCGGCAGGACGTGCCCAACGGCAACGCGCCCGTCAACCTGATTCACCTCCACGATTGTGTTGGCCTGCTCACCAACATTATTCAGCAGCAGGCCTGGGGCTACACCTTCAACGCCAGCGCGAACCAGCATTTGCTGCGCCGGGAGTTTTACCCGGCGGCGGCCCAACGGCTGGGGCTGGCCGCCCCGGTTTTCCAGCCCGACTCGGCCGGGGGCAAAATTATCGACAGCAGCCTGATCCGGCAGAAACTCAACTACCAGTTCCGGCACGACGACCTGCTGGCCGCGCTGGCCTACTGCTGA
- a CDS encoding SDR family oxidoreductase, producing the protein MSAYSQPMLRDNALQGKTIVVTGGGTGLGRAMTTYFLQLGANVTISSRKLDVLEKTAEELRQQTGGKVLAVQCDVRKYDEVEAMLQRTIDEFGGVDVLLNNAAGNFISPTERLSHKAFDVIVDIVLRGSYNCTLAFGKRWIADKKPGTILNIVTTYASVGSAYVVPSAAAKAGVLAMTRSLAVEWAKYGIRSNAIAPGPFPTEGAWSRLFPAPLAEKLDPAASVPLKRVGEYQELANLAAYLVSDFSAYVNGEVVTIDGGEWLNGAGEFNKLELIPAPMWDEIEKAMRR; encoded by the coding sequence ATGTCTGCGTACTCCCAACCCATGCTCCGCGACAACGCGCTCCAAGGCAAAACCATCGTCGTGACCGGCGGCGGCACTGGCCTGGGCCGGGCCATGACCACGTATTTCCTGCAACTGGGCGCCAACGTGACCATCAGCAGCCGCAAGCTCGACGTGCTGGAAAAGACGGCCGAGGAGCTGCGCCAGCAAACCGGCGGCAAGGTGCTGGCCGTGCAGTGCGACGTGCGCAAGTACGACGAGGTGGAAGCCATGCTGCAGCGCACCATCGACGAGTTTGGCGGCGTCGACGTGCTGCTCAACAACGCGGCCGGCAACTTTATTTCGCCCACCGAGCGCCTCTCGCACAAAGCCTTCGACGTGATTGTCGACATCGTGCTGCGCGGCTCCTACAACTGCACCCTGGCTTTCGGCAAGCGCTGGATTGCCGACAAAAAGCCCGGCACCATCCTCAACATCGTCACGACCTACGCTTCCGTGGGCTCGGCCTACGTCGTGCCCTCGGCCGCGGCCAAGGCCGGTGTGCTGGCCATGACCCGCTCCCTGGCCGTGGAATGGGCCAAATACGGTATCCGCTCCAACGCCATTGCGCCCGGCCCGTTCCCGACGGAAGGCGCCTGGAGCCGCCTGTTTCCGGCCCCGCTGGCCGAAAAGCTGGACCCCGCCGCCTCGGTGCCGCTCAAGCGCGTGGGCGAATACCAGGAACTGGCCAACCTGGCCGCCTACCTCGTGTCCGACTTCTCGGCCTACGTGAACGGGGAAGTGGTGACCATCGACGGGGGCGAGTGGCTCAATGGGGCCGGCGAGTTCAACAAGCTGGAGCTGATTCCGGCCCCGATGTGGGACGAAATCGAAAAAGCCATGCGCCGCTAG
- a CDS encoding sensor histidine kinase — MDNIYALIVLSIVGAFSLIVSFVLIHFRNQNRLAAQAKQLQEARIQYQQELLAAVIESQEAERRRIGQDLHDDVGTALSNLRMTVELYQHRTGPAADPAAFITSCKAIIDKVMVEVRHISHNLSPVSLNLYGFTEAVEELADMLNNGRTLRCSLDNEAAPVLDALPGPQATALYRVVEELLNNAVKHSAGQKVQLKFWLEPDVLIFSYQDDGRGMQWEPAAKKGMGLHNIESRLSILQATYSVQTAPGAGFGFVARVPL; from the coding sequence GTGGATAATATTTATGCGCTGATCGTCCTGAGCATTGTGGGCGCTTTCAGCCTGATTGTCTCGTTCGTCCTGATTCACTTTCGCAACCAGAACCGGCTGGCGGCCCAGGCCAAGCAGTTGCAGGAGGCCCGTATTCAGTACCAGCAGGAGCTGCTGGCCGCCGTGATAGAATCGCAGGAGGCCGAGCGCCGCCGCATCGGCCAGGACCTGCACGACGACGTGGGCACGGCCCTGTCGAACCTGCGCATGACGGTGGAGCTGTACCAGCACCGCACTGGCCCCGCCGCCGACCCCGCGGCCTTTATTACTTCCTGCAAAGCCATCATCGACAAAGTGATGGTGGAAGTGCGCCATATTTCGCACAACCTTTCCCCGGTTAGTCTGAACCTGTACGGCTTTACGGAGGCCGTGGAAGAGCTGGCCGACATGCTCAACAACGGCCGGACCCTGCGCTGCTCCCTCGATAACGAGGCTGCCCCCGTGCTCGATGCCCTGCCGGGCCCCCAGGCCACGGCCCTCTACCGGGTGGTGGAAGAGCTGCTCAACAATGCCGTGAAGCACTCGGCCGGCCAAAAGGTGCAGCTTAAGTTCTGGCTCGAGCCCGATGTCCTGATTTTTTCCTACCAGGATGACGGCCGGGGCATGCAGTGGGAGCCGGCCGCCAAAAAGGGCATGGGCCTGCACAATATCGAAAGCCGCCTGTCTATTCTGCAGGCAACCTACTCGGTGCAGACGGCCCCCGGTGCCGGCTTTGGCTTCGTGGCCCGTGTGCCCTTATAA
- a CDS encoding response regulator transcription factor, whose translation MSSPAKIRLAVVDDQNLFRESLIALIGYEPDMEYVAEAGDGASFLALCATLPGLPDIVLMDMNMPGLNGVELNEALQRQYPSMKVIVLSVHTQERLMAKMITAGAVGYLAKNCNKDELLLAIRSVHRTGFYMSPQVLKAIQQTHSYRPAPGAMLPGGADLTNREKEILHLICQEFSNAEIADKLFLSVRTVEGHRNNLLLKTGCRNTAGLVLFAVKNQLHEVLF comes from the coding sequence ATGAGCTCCCCCGCCAAGATTCGTCTGGCCGTTGTCGACGACCAGAACCTGTTCCGTGAAAGCCTGATTGCCCTCATTGGCTACGAACCCGATATGGAGTACGTGGCCGAAGCCGGCGACGGGGCCTCATTCCTGGCCTTGTGCGCCACCTTGCCCGGCCTGCCCGACATCGTGCTGATGGACATGAACATGCCGGGCCTCAACGGCGTGGAGCTCAACGAAGCGTTGCAGCGCCAGTACCCAAGTATGAAGGTAATCGTGCTGTCGGTGCACACGCAGGAGCGGCTGATGGCCAAGATGATAACGGCCGGGGCCGTGGGCTACCTGGCCAAAAACTGCAACAAGGATGAGCTGCTGCTGGCCATCCGGTCGGTGCACCGCACGGGCTTCTACATGAGTCCGCAGGTGCTCAAAGCCATTCAGCAAACCCATAGCTACCGGCCCGCCCCCGGCGCTATGCTCCCGGGCGGGGCCGACCTGACCAACCGGGAAAAGGAAATCCTGCACCTGATCTGCCAGGAGTTTTCCAACGCCGAAATTGCCGACAAGCTGTTTTTGAGCGTGCGCACCGTGGAAGGGCACCGCAACAACCTGCTGCTGAAAACCGGCTGCCGCAATACGGCCGGCCTGGTGTTGTTTGCGGTGAAAAATCAGCTGCACGAAGTGCTTTTCTAG
- a CDS encoding LysM peptidoglycan-binding domain-containing protein, whose amino-acid sequence MTRIFRLSAVAAVLLVALAAAPAAPTTDKVTTEQLLARLSGSIENLKTLRCTVKAQERLEGNKYQAARSTMKIAFQPLKVYVRNQKGIEVLWVTGQNNGDAWVNPNAFPYVTLNLDPRGAVMRRNQHHSVLNAGFGTIADLIKGSSLRQDHAYEHSFRYAGDSVVAGRACHVLRSDFPQFRYVSYKTTKAEPISRIADRFGCGEYRIMERNDLSAGETVPAGKTLLVPNSYGRRTIVCVDQKTFLPTVVQVNDDKGLFEKFEFSEVVANQPIPAAEFTKEYKDYKF is encoded by the coding sequence ATGACTCGAATTTTCCGGCTGTCGGCCGTTGCCGCCGTCCTCCTCGTCGCCCTGGCCGCCGCGCCGGCCGCTCCCACCACTGATAAAGTTACCACCGAGCAGCTGCTCGCCCGCCTGTCCGGCTCCATCGAAAACCTGAAAACCCTGCGCTGCACCGTCAAAGCCCAGGAGCGGCTGGAAGGCAATAAGTACCAGGCCGCCCGCTCCACCATGAAAATTGCCTTTCAGCCCCTGAAAGTGTACGTGCGCAATCAGAAAGGCATTGAGGTGCTCTGGGTGACGGGCCAGAACAACGGCGACGCCTGGGTGAATCCCAACGCCTTTCCCTACGTGACGCTCAACCTCGACCCCCGGGGCGCGGTGATGCGGCGCAACCAGCACCACAGCGTGCTCAACGCGGGCTTCGGCACCATCGCCGACCTGATCAAGGGCTCCAGCCTGCGCCAGGACCACGCCTACGAGCACAGCTTCCGCTACGCCGGCGACTCGGTGGTGGCCGGCCGCGCCTGCCACGTGCTCCGCTCCGACTTCCCGCAGTTTCGCTACGTGAGCTACAAAACCACCAAGGCCGAGCCGATTTCGCGCATCGCCGACCGGTTTGGCTGCGGCGAATACCGCATCATGGAGCGCAACGACCTGTCGGCGGGCGAAACCGTGCCGGCGGGCAAAACCCTGCTGGTGCCCAACAGTTACGGCCGCCGCACCATCGTCTGCGTCGACCAGAAAACCTTTCTGCCCACGGTCGTGCAGGTAAACGACGACAAAGGCCTGTTCGAGAAGTTCGAGTTTTCGGAAGTCGTGGCTAACCAGCCCATTCCGGCTGCCGAGTTTACCAAGGAATACAAGGACTATAAGTTTTAA
- a CDS encoding glycosyltransferase family 2 protein, producing MHFALITPSHNRRQYLPEAIASVQASIHAPLDFSREHLIYENGSTDGSAEWLAQAAAQAGPALRYWSHPEKVRAGLARNRLIAQTDAAAWLVPLDDDDILLQRCLYHYAQLIAQHPRQPWFVADFLRMDQDRRYLPNEDYYAWRFDSPQAMLQAIFKAEHFIQGNVCYSRALFDQVGGYDAELPMAEDLDLYVRFLLAGHLPVLSPHISHLHRFHNSNVSIGVDAGKHNEDLRIIYDKYAGQLQQLGVERPG from the coding sequence ATGCATTTCGCCCTGATAACGCCCAGCCACAACCGCCGCCAGTACTTGCCCGAAGCAATTGCCAGCGTGCAGGCCAGCATTCACGCGCCCCTCGATTTTTCCCGGGAGCACCTGATCTACGAAAACGGCTCCACCGACGGCTCGGCCGAGTGGCTGGCCCAAGCCGCCGCCCAGGCCGGGCCGGCGCTGCGCTACTGGAGCCACCCCGAAAAAGTGCGCGCCGGGCTGGCCCGTAACCGCCTCATTGCCCAAACCGACGCGGCGGCCTGGCTCGTGCCCCTCGACGACGACGATATTCTGCTCCAGCGCTGCCTCTACCACTACGCCCAGCTGATTGCGCAGCACCCCCGGCAGCCCTGGTTCGTGGCCGACTTCCTGCGCATGGATCAGGACCGGCGCTACCTGCCCAATGAGGATTACTACGCTTGGCGCTTCGATTCGCCCCAGGCCATGCTGCAGGCTATTTTCAAAGCCGAGCACTTCATTCAGGGCAACGTGTGCTACAGCCGCGCCCTGTTCGACCAGGTGGGCGGCTACGACGCCGAGCTGCCCATGGCCGAAGATCTGGACCTGTACGTGCGGTTTCTGCTGGCGGGCCACCTGCCGGTACTTTCGCCCCACATCAGCCACCTGCACCGCTTCCACAACAGCAACGTCAGCATCGGCGTGGACGCGGGCAAGCACAACGAAGACCTGCGGATTATTTACGACAAGTACGCCGGGCAGCTTCAACAGCTGGGCGTGGAGCGGCCGGGGTAA
- a CDS encoding metal-dependent hydrolase family protein has product MRIVWPLAVAFFFSFTRTLAQQATTAPPSSLLLRPAAVFDGETMHAGWVVLVEGSTIKAAGPADQISTPAGARTVELPGQTLLPGLIEGHSHLLLHPYNETTWNDQVLLESQALRVARATAHARATLLAGYTTARDLGTEGADYADVGLKQAIDQGLIPGPRLLVATRALVATGSYGPKLSVDVDVPQGAQEADGVDGIVRAVREQIGRGADVIKVYADYRWGKGEPSRPTFSQDELTLIVQTAKGAGRPVVAHASTPEGMRRATLAGVETIEHGDGGTLEVFRLMKQRGVALCPTVAAGDAISQYQGWKKGQGPEPERMQQKRLSVQAARKAGVALAVGGDVGVFRHGDNSREAELLVQEYGFSPLEVVQAQTSGNARIFHLLDRGRIQPGLLADLVAVEGDPTQQITALRQVKLVVKGGVVYRE; this is encoded by the coding sequence ATGCGTATTGTGTGGCCCCTAGCCGTGGCTTTCTTCTTCAGCTTCACTAGGACTCTGGCCCAACAAGCCACAACCGCCCCGCCGTCTTCGCTTCTGCTGCGCCCCGCCGCCGTCTTCGACGGCGAAACTATGCACGCGGGCTGGGTGGTGCTGGTGGAAGGTTCCACGATCAAGGCAGCCGGGCCAGCCGATCAGATCAGCACCCCGGCCGGGGCCCGCACCGTGGAGTTGCCGGGCCAGACCTTACTGCCGGGCCTCATCGAAGGCCATTCGCACCTGCTGCTCCACCCCTACAACGAAACCACCTGGAACGACCAGGTGCTGCTCGAGTCGCAGGCGCTGCGGGTGGCCCGGGCCACGGCCCACGCCCGCGCCACGCTGCTGGCCGGCTACACCACCGCCCGCGACCTGGGCACCGAGGGCGCCGACTACGCCGACGTGGGCCTCAAGCAAGCTATTGACCAGGGCCTTATTCCCGGCCCGCGCCTGCTGGTGGCCACCCGCGCCCTGGTGGCCACGGGCAGCTACGGCCCCAAGCTGTCGGTAGACGTGGACGTGCCCCAGGGCGCGCAGGAAGCCGACGGCGTGGACGGTATCGTGCGGGCCGTGCGCGAGCAAATCGGCCGGGGCGCCGACGTTATTAAGGTGTACGCCGACTACCGCTGGGGCAAGGGCGAACCGTCAAGGCCCACGTTTTCGCAGGACGAGCTGACGTTGATTGTGCAAACGGCCAAAGGTGCCGGCCGGCCCGTGGTGGCCCACGCCTCCACGCCCGAGGGCATGCGCCGGGCCACGCTGGCCGGCGTCGAAACCATTGAGCACGGCGACGGGGGCACTTTGGAAGTATTCCGGCTGATGAAGCAGCGCGGCGTGGCCCTGTGCCCCACCGTGGCCGCCGGCGACGCTATTTCGCAGTACCAGGGCTGGAAAAAAGGCCAGGGACCCGAGCCCGAGCGGATGCAGCAGAAGCGGCTGAGCGTGCAGGCCGCCCGCAAGGCCGGCGTAGCGCTGGCCGTGGGCGGCGACGTGGGCGTGTTCCGCCACGGCGACAACAGCCGCGAAGCCGAGCTGCTGGTACAGGAATACGGCTTCAGCCCATTGGAGGTGGTGCAGGCCCAGACCAGCGGCAACGCCCGCATCTTTCACCTCCTGGACCGGGGCCGCATCCAGCCCGGCCTGCTCGCCGACCTGGTAGCCGTGGAAGGCGACCCCACCCAGCAGATAACGGCCCTACGCCAGGTGAAGCTGGTGGTGAAAGGCGGCGTGGTGTACCGGGAGTAG
- a CDS encoding S46 family peptidase, with amino-acid sequence MRLLSRLALLALTLLSFLPTARADEGMWLPLLLKQLNEADMQSKGLKLTAEQIYSVNQGSLKDAVVQFGGGCTGEIISDQGLLLTNHHCGYGQIQQHSSVEKDYLTNGYWAMTRDQELPNPGLTATFIVRMEDVTSQVLAGVPTSNIAEADREKLVQGNIARVAQAAVQGTHYQSFIRPFYNGNEYYMFVTEVFEDIRLVGAPPSSIGKFGGDTDNWAWPRHTGDFSMFRIYAGPDNKPAPYSKDNKPFKPRHHLPISLSGIKPGDFTMVFGFPGRTNEYLTSWGVDEVYSLSNPAKIKVRDAKLRILDQDMKASDKVRIQYAAKYAGIANYWKKWIGETRGLKKLDAVTRKQEQEAKFTQWAQNGTEAQRAAYGPLLPQLEKNYRAVRDYTLARDYVTEAALGIELVAYANSLLPLVELVEKKATAEELATAVGKAKKGVAGFFRNYTAATDQKVAVALLPLYAEGTPAALLPAYVKNLQKQYPGKSGWTSYVNALYAKSKLTTEASAQAVLDEVAKGNVRALSEDPAAQLAAAIIGNYRAAILPTYTTHTDQIALLQRTYVAGLRQMQTDRKFYPDANSTLRVAYGQVATYEPADGVKYDYYTTLDGIMEKADPTNPDFEVPARLVELYNAKDYGPYAVNGTVPVAFIATNHTTGGNSGSPVINGRGELIGTNFDRNWEGTMSDIMFDPDRVRNITLDVRYMLFVVDKYAGASHLVQEMTLVGDPNGAATPAPGKEVKKMKVKQKAAKVKA; translated from the coding sequence ATGCGCCTACTCTCCCGGCTGGCTTTGCTGGCTCTTACCCTCCTGTCCTTCCTGCCCACGGCCCGCGCCGACGAAGGCATGTGGCTGCCGTTGCTGCTGAAGCAGCTCAACGAGGCCGACATGCAAAGCAAGGGCCTCAAGCTCACCGCCGAGCAGATTTACAGCGTGAATCAGGGCAGCCTGAAGGACGCGGTGGTGCAGTTCGGCGGCGGCTGCACCGGCGAAATTATTTCCGACCAGGGCCTGCTGCTCACCAACCACCACTGCGGCTACGGCCAGATTCAGCAGCACTCGTCGGTGGAGAAAGACTACCTGACCAACGGCTACTGGGCCATGACGCGCGACCAGGAACTGCCCAATCCGGGCCTGACGGCCACGTTTATCGTGCGCATGGAAGACGTGACCAGCCAGGTGCTGGCCGGGGTGCCCACCAGCAATATTGCCGAGGCCGACCGGGAAAAGCTGGTGCAGGGCAACATTGCCCGCGTGGCCCAGGCCGCCGTGCAGGGCACGCACTACCAGTCGTTTATCCGCCCTTTCTACAACGGCAACGAATACTACATGTTCGTGACGGAGGTGTTCGAGGACATCCGTTTGGTGGGCGCCCCACCGAGCAGCATCGGCAAGTTCGGCGGCGACACCGACAACTGGGCCTGGCCCCGCCACACCGGCGACTTCTCGATGTTCCGCATCTACGCCGGCCCCGACAACAAGCCCGCCCCCTATTCCAAGGACAACAAGCCTTTCAAGCCCCGCCACCACCTGCCCATCTCGCTCAGCGGCATCAAGCCCGGCGACTTCACGATGGTGTTCGGCTTTCCCGGCCGCACCAACGAATACCTGACTTCCTGGGGCGTGGATGAGGTCTATTCCCTGTCGAACCCGGCCAAAATCAAGGTGCGCGACGCCAAGCTGCGCATCCTGGACCAGGATATGAAGGCCTCCGACAAGGTGCGGATTCAGTACGCGGCCAAGTACGCCGGCATTGCCAACTACTGGAAAAAGTGGATCGGCGAAACCCGGGGCCTGAAAAAGCTCGACGCCGTGACGCGCAAGCAGGAGCAGGAAGCGAAGTTCACGCAGTGGGCCCAGAATGGCACCGAAGCCCAACGCGCCGCCTACGGCCCCCTGCTGCCCCAGCTGGAGAAAAACTACCGCGCCGTGCGCGACTACACCCTGGCCCGCGACTACGTAACCGAAGCGGCTCTGGGCATCGAGCTGGTGGCCTACGCCAACAGTCTGCTACCGCTGGTGGAGTTGGTCGAGAAAAAAGCTACGGCCGAAGAATTGGCTACGGCCGTGGGCAAAGCCAAGAAGGGCGTGGCCGGCTTCTTCCGCAACTACACCGCCGCCACCGACCAGAAAGTAGCCGTGGCCCTGCTGCCGCTCTACGCCGAAGGCACGCCGGCGGCCCTGCTGCCCGCCTACGTGAAGAATCTGCAGAAGCAATACCCTGGCAAATCGGGCTGGACCAGCTACGTCAACGCCCTGTATGCCAAGTCGAAGCTCACCACCGAGGCCAGTGCCCAGGCCGTGCTCGATGAGGTAGCCAAAGGCAACGTGCGCGCCCTCAGCGAAGACCCCGCTGCCCAGCTCGCCGCTGCCATCATCGGCAACTACCGCGCGGCCATTCTGCCCACTTACACTACCCACACCGACCAGATTGCCCTCTTGCAGCGCACCTACGTGGCCGGCCTGCGCCAGATGCAAACCGACCGGAAGTTCTACCCCGATGCCAATTCGACCCTGCGCGTGGCCTACGGGCAGGTGGCCACCTACGAGCCCGCCGACGGCGTGAAGTACGACTATTACACCACCCTCGACGGCATCATGGAAAAAGCCGACCCCACCAACCCCGATTTTGAGGTGCCCGCCCGCCTCGTGGAACTCTACAACGCTAAGGACTACGGTCCTTACGCTGTGAACGGCACCGTGCCCGTGGCCTTTATTGCTACCAACCACACCACCGGCGGCAACTCCGGCTCCCCCGTCATCAACGGCCGCGGCGAGCTGATCGGCACCAACTTCGACCGGAACTGGGAAGGCACCATGAGCGACATCATGTTTGACCCCGACCGGGTGCGCAACATCACCCTCGACGTGCGCTACATGCTGTTTGTGGTGGATAAATACGCCGGTGCCAGCCACCTGGTGCAGGAAATGACGCTGGTAGGCGACCCCAACGGCGCGGCGACGCCCGCACCGGGCAAGGAAGTGAAGAAGATGAAAGTGAAGCAGAAAGCGGCTAAGGTAAAAGCGTAG
- a CDS encoding YkvA family protein, producing the protein MSSLAEKGLSISKNALFSVFINRAGKLLGRPFKVVLVLNEVANKLADKKSGDNKFRQLLDVMLTVVRMVKNYVSGSYRQIETQTILSGLGVLLYTLSPLDLVPDFIPVVGFLDDLSLMSWFVGSFQDEITKFREWEKTHAAEAGEAEKDLVPAAIAVDTDQATPAVAELGHS; encoded by the coding sequence ATGTCGTCACTTGCCGAAAAAGGACTCTCCATTTCCAAAAACGCGCTGTTCAGCGTCTTCATCAACCGCGCCGGCAAGCTGCTGGGGCGCCCGTTCAAAGTAGTGCTGGTGCTGAACGAGGTAGCCAACAAGCTGGCCGACAAGAAAAGCGGCGACAACAAGTTCCGGCAGCTGCTGGACGTGATGCTGACCGTGGTGCGCATGGTGAAAAACTACGTGAGCGGCTCGTACCGGCAGATTGAAACCCAGACAATTCTCTCGGGCCTGGGCGTGCTGCTCTACACCCTGTCGCCCCTGGATCTGGTGCCCGACTTCATTCCCGTGGTCGGCTTCCTGGACGATCTGAGTTTGATGAGCTGGTTTGTGGGCAGCTTCCAGGACGAAATCACCAAGTTCCGGGAGTGGGAGAAAACCCACGCCGCCGAAGCCGGGGAAGCCGAAAAAGACCTGGTGCCCGCCGCTATAGCCGTCGACACCGACCAAGCCACGCCCGCCGTGGCCGAGCTGGGTCACTCGTAG
- a CDS encoding DinB family protein, translating into MSTTARPIEGQYLPYYDTYIRHIPEGADPLYMLAKLPDALRQAVGQLSEEQAHFAYAPGKWSIKEMLVHIIDTERIFAYRALRFARNDKTDLPGFEQDDYVPESGANDRTLSDILAEYDTVRAATLSLFRSFSATQLDRTGSANGGPGSVRALLFIIPGHELHHLSILRERYLPQLK; encoded by the coding sequence ATGTCGACCACCGCCCGGCCCATCGAGGGCCAGTATCTGCCCTACTACGACACCTACATCCGCCACATTCCCGAAGGCGCCGACCCGCTGTATATGCTCGCGAAGCTGCCCGACGCGCTGCGGCAGGCCGTGGGGCAGCTCAGCGAGGAGCAGGCCCACTTTGCGTATGCCCCGGGCAAGTGGAGCATCAAGGAAATGCTGGTCCACATCATCGATACCGAGCGGATTTTTGCCTACCGCGCCCTGCGCTTCGCCCGCAACGACAAAACCGACCTGCCCGGCTTCGAGCAGGACGACTACGTGCCCGAGTCGGGGGCTAACGACCGAACCCTGAGCGACATCCTGGCCGAGTACGACACGGTGCGCGCCGCCACGCTGTCGTTGTTCCGCTCGTTTTCAGCTACCCAGCTCGACCGGACCGGCTCGGCCAACGGCGGCCCCGGCAGCGTCCGGGCCCTGCTTTTCATCATTCCCGGCCACGAGCTGCACCATTTGAGCATTCTGCGGGAGCGGTATCTGCCCCAGCTAAAGTAG
- a CDS encoding AlbA family DNA-binding domain-containing protein, with the protein MSELQELIKRGEGERLEFKKKTTHPTRISRTLASLANTHGGHVLVGVDDDGRIVGVRDAEEEKYVLRLAAEQYVDPPLELDFTEVEEDNRTVLIVTVRESSRKPHRAQVAEGDWRGYVRVRDESVQTSGLTEKVLERQQPQQFEKIPLNRHELAVLDYLRKHPRITLAQYMRLGNLGKRRAYQTLIKLTLHGYIRHHDKEKEPYYTL; encoded by the coding sequence ATGTCGGAACTGCAGGAACTCATCAAACGCGGCGAGGGCGAACGGCTCGAGTTCAAAAAGAAAACGACCCATCCTACGCGCATTTCCCGGACGCTGGCCTCGCTGGCCAATACCCACGGCGGCCACGTGCTGGTGGGCGTCGATGATGACGGGCGCATTGTGGGCGTGCGCGACGCGGAAGAGGAAAAATACGTGCTGCGCCTGGCGGCTGAGCAGTACGTGGACCCACCGCTGGAACTGGATTTTACCGAGGTAGAGGAAGACAACCGCACCGTGCTCATCGTGACGGTGCGGGAAAGCAGCCGCAAGCCCCACCGGGCCCAGGTAGCGGAGGGCGACTGGCGGGGCTACGTGCGGGTACGCGACGAAAGCGTGCAAACCAGCGGCCTGACCGAGAAGGTACTGGAGCGCCAGCAGCCCCAGCAGTTCGAGAAAATACCGCTGAACCGCCACGAGCTGGCCGTGCTGGACTACCTGCGCAAACATCCGCGCATCACGCTGGCCCAGTACATGCGGCTGGGCAACCTGGGCAAGCGCCGGGCTTACCAGACCCTGATTAAGCTGACCCTGCACGGCTACATCCGCCACCACGACAAGGAAAAAGAGCCGTATTACACCCTATAA